Genomic DNA from Limanda limanda chromosome 8, fLimLim1.1, whole genome shotgun sequence:
GTTAACGTGGTCACATGGTTAGCGTGGTCACATGGTTAACGTGGTCACGTGGTAACATGGTCACATGGTTagcgtggtcacgtggtcacgtggtcacatggttaacgtggtcacgtggtcacatggtcacatggtcacatggttaacgtggtcacgtggtcacgtggtcacatggtcacatggtcacgtggtcacatggtcacatggttaACGTGGTCACGTGGTTAACGTGGTCACATGGTTcacgtggtcacgtggtcacaTGGTTAACGTGGTCACGTGGTTAACGTGGTCACATGGTTAACGTGGTCACATGGTTAacgtggtcacatggtcacgtggtcacatggttaacatggtcacatggtcacgtggtcacatggttaacgtggtcacgtggtcacgtggtcacaTGGTTAACATGGTCACGTGGTCACATGGTTAacgtggtcacgtggtcacaTGGTTAGCGTGGTCACATGGTTAacgtggtcacgtggtcacaTGGTTAACGTGGTCACATGGTTAACATGGTCAAGTGGTCACATGGTTAGCGTGGTCAGGTGGTTagcgtggtcacgtggtcacgtggtcacgTGTCTTACTGATGTCCTTCTTCCAGTTGCACGGGACCCTGCAGGGGATCTTGTTGCTGTGCTCGCCACACGCGGCGTCTCTCGCTCCGTCGCCACAGTCTCCGCCCTCAGGGACACACTTCCCGTAGCGAGTGTTAGCGGGCGAACATTCCGGCGCCAGCCCGGGTTTCTCCGGTTTACCTGCAGAGTCACAGCTTCTGTCAGACACATCCGaccacacccccctcccctgaCCACACCCCCTCCAGATCAAATACTTAATACTTAATAATAAGGTTTgattgatgacatcatcaaaatATATCTGTACAAATGTTTCATATCTGAAGAAAAACAGTTAAAAGTGTAACATCTCTATTGTGACTTAAGTTTCCACATCATATTTCAtactgctctctgattggctccagGCCTGATGCTTAACATCTCGAAATATAGAGAAACTTTAACTTTACATAATCAGAAAGTTTtgataaataaagagaaaatgacAAACTTTCTCAGTAATGAGACATTTCCTCGAtattatttgaaaatgaaaatatagaTGTTTCTTATCATTTTCAATTCACTATTCTTTAAAGTTTcgcagtatttaaagaaattttcttctgtttttataaaaatgttttcattatttctacAAAGATTCTTGTAATTAaattttttgccatttttgtAGTGAAATGTCTCATTATTTATAAATAGTTTATCCTTATTCAGTTTCTTTCGTCCAGTTTATGACGTCACTAAGATATGATGTCGTTCACCTGAGGACGAACTAATAACCTCTCGTCCTCTAGCGCCCCCATCAGGTCAGTTTGATAAACGTTAGCTAACGGGCAGAACTCAGAGGTAAACGTTGGATGTTGACGTCACCTCGGGGGTTCTTGTTTCTCCTGCTGGCGTCGCTGAGCGTCACCACGGcaacgagcagcagcagcgtcacacaaaacaaactttgCATTCTgcgaaaaacaacaaacatggaAGAAGTTAACGTGCTGAGGACTGGGGTCACATGTCTGAGTGGACTGAACCACCCGGACGGCCCCCGGCCTCCGGATGGTTCAGTCCAGCAACCAGATGGTCCAAATCAAATCTGCTCTTTTCAGCTCGACCTCCCAGCTCAGATTATAGAAGTAGGCTAATGtattcaggttgtgtgtctgttgtgtgtctgttgtgtgtctgttgtcatCGCACTCactctctttatttatttttctttgtttaaatgAACTCAGACTCctgaattattattgttattattatcacatccctctctctctccctctctctctccctctctctctccctctccctctccctctccctctctgtccctctctctctctctctatctccctctccctctctctgtctctctgtccctctctttccctctctctccctctctctctctctctctccccctctccctctccctctccctctccctctccctctccctctccctctccctctccctctccctctccctctccctctccctctccctctccctctctctcttcccctctctccctctctctccctccctgtccctctccctctctctctccctctctctccctccctgtccctctccctctctctctctctctctctccctctctctccctctccctctccctctccctctccctctctctctctctctctctctctctctctctctccctccctctctctctccctctctccccctctctccctctctccctctctctctcgctctccctctctctctctctctctctctctctctctctctctctttctctccctctccctctccctctccctctccctctccctctccctctccctctccctctccctctccctctccctctccctctccctctccctctccctctccctctccctccctccctctctctctctctccctctccctccctccctctctctctccctccctctctctctctctctctcagcaggcCGTCAGTGTTCCTTTCAtcaatgaggggggggggcctgaaAGAGCCTTTAGATCCTCTGAACTGATTCAATGGCCTCAAACAAAGCCTCTTCCAGCCTGGTTTCATTTCTCTGGAGCTCAACACAGATTCCACGCCACGTCTTAGGAGCCCagccctcgccccccccccacccggccctcacccccccacccggcCTCCCCCCAGCCGCCCTGAATAGAAACTTATTTGCataagaaaacaatgaaatgttAGCATGAAGAAAAGGCTGCGATGCTCCGTGtccagaggaagctgctccgGAGTCTCTGGGTTCACTCTCACATCCGGAGCTGATTCCACAGgaagctcctgctgctgcagctggactcACCAGCGACTCAGCGAGAAGCAAAGAAGCAGCACAACCAGGTTCACAGGGAAGAGAAGCTTCAGCTCCAAGGACCTGATCCCCGAACACATCCAGTGAACGAGCAGAAGGCTTGAAGCTCGTGAAACTGAGGCAGAACAGCTGCTTTGATTCAAACTTAATGAGTCAATGCTATTATGTGTTCatatccttcaaaataaaacctgagAAACATTCTGCCCTTCAGAATAATGGACCTTCTTTgtgaaaagaaacatttcaaatctTTATTGATTCACCTGAACATCTTTTTCTAAATCTGTCTGTGAGTTTGGCCAGAAGTGaaagaatgaaaatgtttaaactgATGTTCACTCTGGTAAAAGACTGAATCTGTGTGAAGATTAAAAAGCTGCAGGTTGATTCAGACCAACTTTATTCTgagttatatattatataaataataaaaacagagacacTTACTTGTCGAGTTCAGAAGCTGCAGAAGTTGAAGCTGAGACGTCGTCTTCTGTTGCTGCTTCAGCTGCTTCTCCGGCAAACTGCAACTcgacctctctctctgtcacacacacacacagccacacacaaacacacacacatacacacagtctcacacccacagcctcacacacacacataccccctcacacacacacacacacacacacacagcatggtGACGTCACTGAATTTAATCCAAACCCAGATGAACAAAACAAGCTCAGCTCATTTGCATaaagttcatgtgtgtgtgtgtgtgtttgtgtatcacaCAGTTCACTGGGTCAAAGTTCATCTCTGCAGTGATGGTTGTTGGTCACGTTTTTGTATcagatgaaaatacatttatttaatcacaCATTTGTACGGTGGCCCAGAGAGCTCAGCTCAGCagaagaaaacagcagaaacacaagtGAATATTCGGTTGTGTTTTAAaccctcagggccaccgtacaaTTCTCATTGTTTTTCTGAAATTTATCCttgaaacaaaaatgtaaacaggCAAAACAAAGaggacgttaaataaatgtcaacGATGTTTCTGTCACTCTAGgtcgttcttctctctgatgtttgttcaagtttctgatcagtttggtttgaatcagttatttgatgatattgAAACAGgcggagacgtgatgattgacagctgaggctgactcctgattggaCAGACTCTGTCAATTTGTCCGACCAATTAAACCAAAGACATTCAGACATTTCCTATCTGATCATTGAGTAATTGCTGATTGATTAATGAGAAAAGGTTAAtaacatgaatataaatgtgataAAAGTGTGAATTGGACCTAATGATgtgaatcattaaaaaaaatcctcagaGAAACTGTTACTGTTTTATTGCCGGTCAGAAATAATGAAACAgttcttcctcatcatcatacAGTGGAATATCAATGAATAAGTTATTAATACAGACTTTGGCAGAATCTGATTTTCTACAGTCACATACAATGAATACAGTAGATACACATCACTATGGAAACATTCGTTTGCTTTACagtttttaaaagacaaaaactttACCGAACTTCACGTGGCCACTGAAATATCTAAAAATGTGAATAAGCCGACGCTGTGTCGTCATCTCGACAAATAAATCAACAGAGATCAATTCATCCAACTTATAGAAACCGTGTGGAAGAAGAAATGTCCCGAGGGCCGTCAGTCTCCAGAGGACAGACGCCTTTTCAAACATCAACAAACTTTGTCTATAACATAATCAAATGAatctgagagaagaagaagaagaagaagaagaagaagaagaagaagaagaagaagaagaagaagaagaagaagaagaagaagaagaagaagaagaagaagtttacATTCATTCTGTTAAATCAGCACTTTTTTACATTGAGTCTGGTAGAGATGGTGAAGCCAGAAGAAGACAGACAGGCTGGAGGTTAGACAGGTTGGAGGTGAGACAGGTTGGATGTGAGACAGGTTGGATGTGAGACAGGTTGGATGTGAGACAGGTTGGATGTGAGACAGGTTGGATGTGAGACAGGTTGGAGGTGAGACAGGTTGGAGGTGAGACGGGTTGGAGGCTAGACAGGTTGGATGTGAGACAGGTTGGAGGTGAGACAGGTCGGAGGTGAGACAGGTTGGAGGTGAGACAGGTTGGAGGTGAGACAGGTTGGAGGTGAGACAGGTCGGAGGTTAGACAGGTTGGATGTGAGACGGGTTGGAGGTGAGACAGGTTGGATGTGAGACAGCTTGGAGGTGAGACGGGTTGGAGGTTAG
This window encodes:
- the mdkb gene encoding midkine b; this translates as MQSLFCVTLLLLVAVVTLSDASRRNKNPRGKPEKPGLAPECSPANTRYGKCVPEGGDCGDGARDAACGEHSNKIPCRVPCNWKKDISDCKYKFAAWGSCDGVTNTKSRSGALKRALYNAECQPTVTVSKPCSPKTKRPRGEKKSN